The Algoriphagus halophilus genome window below encodes:
- a CDS encoding DUF6090 family protein produces MISFFRKIRQKPFSQNRITRYLLYALGEIFLVVIGILIALQVNNWNEQRRAEQYETILLKQMQNALNNDLFLIKNFFEPRVQQNKEGVDSLLQYVQMNEMPDQETIRRLVGKMLTDFLYRFDSGPYENLKSNGLDIIKNDSLRNYISNLYGQVLPSYALFINEFKDEREEEIKIYLRKFIKDELTVDEVGKPYLREVPNINDIRDENLLRVINLRSFVYKNNRARLDAVIESNRKGEAMIAKELKSRIKN; encoded by the coding sequence ATGATCTCTTTTTTCCGCAAAATCCGCCAAAAACCCTTCTCTCAGAATCGAATCACTCGATACCTCCTCTATGCCTTGGGGGAGATATTCTTGGTGGTGATAGGAATACTGATTGCCCTTCAGGTGAATAATTGGAATGAACAACGTAGGGCTGAACAGTACGAGACCATCCTATTAAAGCAGATGCAAAATGCTCTGAATAATGATCTGTTCTTGATCAAAAACTTCTTTGAACCCAGAGTACAGCAGAATAAAGAAGGGGTAGATAGTCTTTTACAATATGTTCAAATGAATGAAATGCCTGACCAAGAAACTATAAGGCGGTTAGTCGGCAAAATGTTAACCGACTTCTTATACAGATTTGACTCTGGGCCCTATGAAAATTTGAAATCAAATGGACTTGATATTATTAAGAATGATTCCTTGAGAAATTATATTTCCAACCTATACGGCCAAGTACTTCCAAGCTATGCCCTGTTCATCAATGAATTCAAGGATGAACGTGAAGAGGAAATAAAGATCTATTTAAGGAAATTTATCAAAGATGAATTAACTGTGGATGAAGTCGGTAAACCCTATTTGCGTGAAGTACCCAATATAAATGATATCAGAGATGAGAATCTGTTAAGAGTGATCAATCTCCGCAGTTTTGTTTATAAAAATAACAGAGCGAGGCTTGATGCTGTAATTGAATCCAACAGAAAAGGGGAAGCTATGATAGCAAAAGAACTTAAATCAAGAATTAAAAACTGA
- a CDS encoding DUF6090 family protein, with the protein MEQNKIRSYILYALGEIFLVVIGILIALQVNNWNESRKTMKKEQTSLKKIAQNLQEDIDLLQEIIQEDSTIYENLSKLSNQIMDANSVDDLDPSSSARFRVPLFYPNQSAFENLLSSGQIEIIQNDSLTQRLQLYYRSIKIIQEGTDFSLRNYSRDIEKFFMEFDHVRDHPKLKKKAIAAYRDDPFLLNSLYYKNGLILRQISNYSKIMVEAQGILALIENEISS; encoded by the coding sequence ATGGAACAGAATAAAATTCGTTCCTATATCCTCTATGCCTTGGGTGAGATATTCTTGGTGGTAATTGGAATTTTGATTGCACTTCAGGTCAATAACTGGAATGAATCCCGAAAGACCATGAAGAAAGAGCAAACAAGTCTGAAAAAGATAGCTCAAAATCTTCAAGAGGACATTGATCTACTACAAGAAATAATCCAAGAGGACTCCACAATTTATGAAAACCTGAGTAAGCTGTCCAATCAAATCATGGATGCCAACTCGGTCGATGACTTAGATCCCTCTAGTAGTGCCAGATTTCGGGTGCCATTGTTCTACCCCAATCAAAGTGCTTTTGAAAATCTGCTATCCTCAGGTCAGATTGAAATTATCCAAAATGACAGTCTGACCCAACGTCTACAGCTGTATTATAGATCCATAAAAATCATTCAAGAGGGCACAGATTTTTCTCTCAGAAATTATAGTCGTGACATCGAGAAGTTTTTCATGGAATTTGATCATGTCAGAGATCATCCAAAACTTAAAAAGAAAGCTATAGCAGCCTACCGGGATGATCCATTTTTGCTAAATTCTCTGTATTACAAAAATGGACTGATTCTTCGTCAAATTTCGAATTATTCCAAGATCATGGTTGAAGCCCAAGGTATACTTGCTTTGATTGAAAATGAAATTTCATCTTAA
- a CDS encoding DUF6090 family protein, whose amino-acid sequence MISIFRKIRQKLLQQNRITRYVTYAVGEIFLVTIGILIALSINTWNEDRKEKIYERKMLLELIEDMQLDTAFMHLQLRRIENFESSLVALEKPLLSWEELKDVDPQLFGGVYFIQNTKALETIKSGNIQIPFNDQLRKQINSHYHNSRFYLDLIIMEDKNFNEFRSIPIQKEFFKVERNEDSEIFDLKIFPIDFEKMKNSQEFKDFLLLRRSRVNRWNWAYRKVYDSTLENMKSIQEYLQQKAN is encoded by the coding sequence ATGATCTCAATCTTCCGCAAAATCCGCCAAAAACTCCTTCAACAAAATCGAATTACTCGGTATGTGACTTATGCTGTAGGTGAAATCTTCCTGGTGACCATCGGGATCCTAATAGCATTGAGCATTAATACTTGGAATGAGGATAGAAAAGAAAAGATTTATGAGCGAAAGATGCTATTGGAATTAATTGAAGATATGCAGTTGGACACTGCATTCATGCACTTACAATTACGCCGCATAGAAAATTTTGAAAGTAGCCTTGTTGCTTTAGAAAAACCCCTCTTAAGTTGGGAAGAACTAAAAGATGTAGACCCACAATTATTCGGAGGAGTGTACTTCATCCAAAACACGAAAGCCTTAGAAACCATCAAATCTGGAAATATTCAGATTCCTTTTAATGACCAACTGAGAAAACAAATCAATTCCCATTATCATAACTCCAGGTTCTATCTGGATTTAATAATTATGGAGGATAAAAATTTCAATGAATTTCGAAGCATACCTATTCAAAAAGAATTTTTCAAAGTGGAACGTAACGAAGATTCTGAAATCTTTGACTTAAAAATTTTCCCAATAGATTTTGAGAAGATGAAAAATTCGCAAGAATTTAAGGATTTTCTGTTACTCCGAAGATCGCGTGTCAATCGATGGAATTGGGCCTATAGAAAAGTTTATGATTCCACTTTGGAAAATATGAAGTCGATTCAAGAATACCTCCAGCAAAAAGCCAATTAA
- a CDS encoding DUF6090 family protein: MVVLEILIALEVNTWNENRKLKNQKAILIENLRQDYQENLNCLDRIF; the protein is encoded by the coding sequence CTGGTTGTTTTAGAGATTTTGATCGCACTCGAAGTCAACACTTGGAATGAAAACAGAAAACTAAAAAACCAGAAAGCGATTTTAATAGAAAATCTCAGACAGGATTACCAAGAAAACCTCAACTGCTTGGACCGTATTTTTTAA